One Microbacterium sp. No. 7 genomic window carries:
- the pstC gene encoding phosphate ABC transporter permease subunit PstC, with protein MTATTAEAPSQITAKKRPGDIWFSGTALFAGSMIVVTLAAVAIFLIVQSIPAFGLTSEDASLLKTNFWEYVLPLLFGTIWAAFLALLVAVPLSLGIALFITHYAPRRLAQGLGYIVDLLAAVPSVVFGLWGILVFAPAVVPTYQWLNENLGWFPLFSGQVLASGRTILTAALVLAVMVVPIITAICREIFLQTPRLHEEAALALGATRWEMIRMAVLPFGRSGIVSASMLGLGRALGETMAVAMVLSATNVVTFQLLTSQNPTTIAANIALTFPEAYQLNINVLIATGLILFVVTFAVNAIARWIVSRRKEFSGAN; from the coding sequence ATGACCGCCACAACCGCCGAGGCCCCGTCGCAGATCACGGCGAAGAAGCGCCCGGGAGACATCTGGTTCTCCGGCACCGCCCTCTTTGCGGGATCCATGATCGTCGTCACTCTGGCGGCCGTCGCGATCTTCCTCATCGTCCAGTCGATCCCCGCCTTCGGGCTCACGAGCGAAGACGCGTCGCTCCTCAAGACCAACTTCTGGGAATACGTGCTGCCGCTGCTGTTCGGCACGATCTGGGCGGCCTTCCTCGCCCTCCTCGTCGCCGTGCCGCTGTCGCTCGGCATCGCGCTGTTCATCACGCACTACGCGCCCCGTCGGCTCGCCCAGGGCCTCGGCTACATCGTCGACCTGCTCGCCGCCGTGCCGTCGGTCGTCTTCGGCCTGTGGGGCATCCTCGTCTTCGCGCCGGCCGTCGTGCCCACCTACCAGTGGCTCAACGAGAACCTCGGCTGGTTCCCGCTCTTCTCCGGCCAGGTGCTCGCGAGCGGTCGCACGATCCTCACCGCCGCTCTCGTGCTCGCGGTCATGGTCGTGCCGATCATCACCGCGATCTGCCGCGAGATCTTCCTGCAGACCCCGCGCCTGCACGAAGAGGCGGCCCTCGCCCTGGGCGCCACGCGCTGGGAGATGATCCGCATGGCCGTGCTGCCGTTCGGCCGCTCCGGCATCGTCTCGGCCTCGATGCTCGGCCTGGGCCGCGCGCTCGGCGAGACGATGGCGGTCGCGATGGTGCTGTCGGCGACGAACGTCGTCACCTTCCAGCTGCTCACGTCGCAGAACCCCACGACGATCGCCGCGAACATCGCCCTCACCTTCCCCGAGGCCTACCAGTTGAACATCAACGTGCTGATCGCGACCGGCCTCATCCTCTTCGTCGTGACCTTCGCCGTCAACGCGATCGCGCGCTGGATCGTCAGCCGCCGCAAGGAATTCTCGGGAGCGAACTGA
- a CDS encoding aminodeoxychorismate lyase — translation MAWRFALMIDPAASDDTRTDFSGTFAEIDPSAPALTVGELSTQRGDGIFESIGVVDGHAQEVGAHLERLAHSAALCDLPVPHREQWRQAVVRAAAACGPGESVIKLILSRGVEHGPAPTAWVTAATAADFTAARRDGVSVVTLDRGYALDVPARAPWLLLGAKTLSYAVNMAAIREAKRRGADDAVFVSSDGFVLEAPTATVIVRRGDLFVTPEPGTGILHGTTQLSLFEFLASRGHATAYAPVTIDELRGADAAWLVSSVRLAAPVTAVDGVPLAVDAELTASVNAYLLGPRD, via the coding sequence ATGGCTTGGCGCTTCGCTCTCATGATCGACCCCGCGGCGTCCGACGACACCCGCACCGACTTCTCCGGGACCTTCGCCGAGATCGACCCGTCCGCCCCCGCGCTCACCGTCGGCGAGCTGAGCACGCAGCGCGGCGACGGCATCTTCGAGTCGATCGGGGTCGTCGACGGCCACGCGCAGGAGGTCGGCGCGCACCTCGAGCGCCTCGCGCACTCGGCCGCGCTGTGCGACCTGCCCGTGCCGCACCGGGAGCAGTGGCGGCAGGCCGTCGTCCGCGCCGCGGCCGCCTGCGGCCCGGGCGAGTCGGTCATCAAGCTCATCCTCAGCCGCGGCGTCGAGCACGGCCCCGCGCCGACGGCATGGGTCACCGCGGCGACGGCGGCCGACTTCACGGCCGCGCGCCGCGACGGCGTCAGCGTCGTGACGCTCGATCGCGGCTACGCCCTCGACGTGCCCGCGCGGGCGCCCTGGCTGCTGCTCGGCGCGAAGACGCTCTCCTACGCCGTGAACATGGCGGCGATCCGCGAGGCGAAGCGCCGCGGCGCCGACGACGCCGTGTTCGTCAGCTCCGACGGCTTCGTGCTCGAGGCGCCGACCGCGACGGTCATCGTGCGCCGCGGCGATCTCTTCGTCACGCCCGAGCCCGGCACGGGCATCCTGCACGGCACCACCCAGCTGAGCCTGTTCGAGTTCCTGGCCTCCCGCGGGCACGCCACCGCCTACGCGCCCGTGACGATCGACGAGCTGCGCGGCGCGGATGCGGCGTGGCTCGTCTCCAGCGTGCGGCTCGCCGCCCCGGTCACCGCCGTCGACGGCGTGCCGCTCGCCGTCGACGCGGAGCTCACGGCATCCGTCAACGCCTATCTGCTCGGCCCGCGCGACTGA
- a CDS encoding FABP family protein, whose protein sequence is MLELPTDLPADLAPLAWLLGVWEGSGVIDYEANGTRYSGEFAHRVSFSHDGGDYLNYSAEAWMLGDERTPLVAETGYWRVVRPAGEEDPGPGLLPPLVRRESARTVDDVETLRNADGGFGLEVALVHSDGVSELYLGQAKGPRIDLATDAVVRGAGAKPYTAATRMYGLVEGHLLWVWDIAALGAPLASHASARLARSE, encoded by the coding sequence GTGCTCGAGCTGCCGACCGACCTCCCGGCGGATCTCGCGCCCCTGGCGTGGCTGCTCGGCGTCTGGGAGGGCTCCGGCGTCATCGACTACGAGGCGAACGGCACCCGCTACTCCGGCGAGTTCGCGCATCGCGTGAGCTTCAGCCACGACGGCGGCGACTACCTCAACTACTCCGCGGAGGCCTGGATGCTCGGCGACGAGCGCACGCCGCTGGTCGCCGAGACGGGGTACTGGCGCGTCGTGCGCCCCGCGGGCGAGGAGGACCCGGGCCCGGGCCTTCTGCCGCCGCTCGTGCGCCGCGAGAGCGCGCGTACCGTCGACGACGTCGAGACGCTGCGCAACGCCGACGGCGGCTTCGGGCTGGAGGTCGCCCTCGTGCACTCCGACGGCGTGAGCGAGCTGTACCTGGGCCAGGCGAAGGGCCCCCGCATCGACCTGGCGACCGACGCCGTCGTGCGCGGCGCGGGCGCCAAGCCGTACACCGCGGCCACGCGCATGTACGGCCTCGTCGAGGGCCACCTGCTCTGGGTGTGGGACATCGCGGCGCTCGGCGCGCCGCTCGCCTCGCACGCCTCCGCGAGACTGGCACGGTCGGAATGA
- a CDS encoding response regulator transcription factor has translation MAELLVLSSAADGLALPALELLSHRTRVLPAEAAQLIHAPRADAVVVDARTDLADAKSLCKVLQATGLEIPVVVVVTEGGLTAVSADWGIDDVVLADAGPAEVDARIRLALGRASSQQASTRVQTSGITIDESSYSAKIHGRPLDLTYKEFQLLHFFATHPSRVFTREQLLSEVWGYDYFGGTRTVDVHVRRLRAKLGEAEQLIGTVRNVGYRFNVDDEDAAS, from the coding sequence GTGGCCGAGCTGCTCGTACTCAGTTCCGCAGCGGACGGCCTCGCGCTGCCCGCGCTGGAGCTTCTCAGCCATCGCACCCGTGTCCTGCCCGCCGAGGCGGCGCAGCTGATCCACGCGCCGCGAGCGGACGCCGTCGTCGTCGACGCGCGCACCGATCTCGCCGACGCGAAGTCGCTGTGCAAGGTACTGCAGGCGACCGGCCTGGAGATCCCCGTCGTCGTCGTCGTGACCGAGGGCGGGCTGACGGCGGTGTCGGCCGACTGGGGCATCGACGACGTCGTGCTCGCCGACGCCGGCCCCGCCGAGGTCGACGCGCGCATCCGCCTCGCGCTCGGCCGCGCCTCGTCGCAGCAGGCCTCCACACGCGTGCAGACGTCGGGCATCACGATCGACGAGTCGTCGTACTCCGCGAAGATCCACGGGCGCCCCCTCGACCTGACGTACAAGGAGTTCCAGCTCCTGCACTTCTTCGCGACGCACCCCTCGCGCGTGTTCACGCGCGAGCAGCTGCTCAGCGAGGTGTGGGGCTACGACTACTTCGGCGGCACCCGCACGGTCGACGTGCACGTGCGGCGCCTGCGCGCCAAGCTCGGCGAGGCCGAGCAGCTCATCGGCACCGTGCGCAACGTCGGCTACCGCTTCAACGTCGACGACGAGGACGCCGCGTCCTGA
- a CDS encoding LolA family protein — MSTPMTMRSLTRRAVATAAVALLAGAGLAGCSAGESGPDTAPQSQTQSAAPSPAESAPAESTSPAGTMSIDDFAQRIGDAQLKAGSASFTQTIETAGQTIETSGALTMDSDPSKMRMAMTLPEGMEMRIVDGVIYMNMGPITDGKFYMASLDGDDPIAQQMASSVEQANPAAQLESLKAALLDFRADENAETIDGVTTTRYTLVLDTQKMLAEVPQEIPQEAIDQMGDRIEYEMYVGPDDLPRRLVMNMGPTATTMEFSDWGAPVSVEAPPADQVTDQLGG, encoded by the coding sequence ATGAGCACACCGATGACGATGAGATCACTGACGAGACGAGCCGTCGCGACGGCGGCCGTCGCGCTGCTGGCGGGCGCCGGGCTCGCGGGCTGCTCGGCGGGGGAGAGCGGCCCCGACACCGCCCCGCAATCGCAGACGCAGTCGGCCGCGCCGTCGCCCGCCGAGAGCGCTCCCGCCGAGAGCACGTCGCCGGCCGGCACCATGTCGATCGACGACTTCGCGCAGCGCATCGGCGACGCGCAGCTGAAGGCGGGCTCGGCGAGCTTCACGCAGACGATCGAGACCGCGGGCCAGACGATCGAGACCTCGGGCGCTCTCACGATGGACAGCGATCCGTCGAAGATGCGCATGGCCATGACGCTGCCCGAGGGCATGGAGATGCGCATCGTCGACGGCGTCATCTACATGAACATGGGACCGATCACCGACGGCAAGTTCTACATGGCCTCCCTCGACGGCGACGACCCCATCGCGCAGCAGATGGCGTCGTCGGTCGAGCAGGCGAACCCCGCCGCGCAGCTGGAGTCGCTGAAGGCCGCGCTGCTCGACTTCCGCGCGGACGAGAACGCGGAGACGATCGACGGCGTGACGACGACGCGCTACACGCTCGTGCTCGACACGCAGAAGATGCTCGCCGAGGTGCCCCAGGAGATCCCGCAGGAGGCGATCGACCAGATGGGCGACCGCATCGAGTACGAGATGTACGTCGGCCCCGACGACCTGCCGCGCCGCCTCGTGATGAACATGGGCCCGACGGCGACCACGATGGAGTTCAGCGACTGGGGCGCCCCCGTCTCGGTCGAGGCGCCGCCGGCCGACCAGGTCACCGACCAGCTTGGCGGCTGA
- the pstS gene encoding phosphate ABC transporter substrate-binding protein PstS, producing the protein MKLNRIASLGAVVAVSALALTACASNETPAGGDDTSSATSTSDAPTTDALSGRIVGSGASSQQVAIQSWSQAFLAANPDAQVEYDPAGSGTGRESFQQGAVQFAGSDRAFKIDEIAEGTFSACSDGSGLVEIPAYISPIAIIFNLPGIDALDLDAATIAGIFAGTITTWNDPAIAATNAGVDLPATAINPVHRSDKSGTTGNFTDYLAATAADVWTWGSVEEWPAGVVGEAAEKTSGVANAVKAGEGSIGYIDASQAEPFSSVNVKVGDAFVGHSAEGAAATLDASAIEDGRSSGDLAFEIDRTTTAAGAYPVLLVSYLIACEQYDDENTAALVRGFFSTVVSPEGQDAAAANAGSAPISDELRTKSLAAIELIK; encoded by the coding sequence GTGAAGCTCAACCGCATCGCTTCCCTGGGCGCCGTCGTCGCCGTGTCGGCCCTCGCGCTCACCGCTTGCGCCTCGAACGAGACCCCCGCCGGAGGCGACGACACCTCCAGCGCCACCAGCACGAGCGACGCCCCCACGACCGACGCGCTCTCGGGCCGCATCGTCGGCTCGGGCGCCTCGTCGCAGCAGGTCGCCATCCAGTCCTGGTCGCAGGCCTTCCTCGCCGCCAACCCCGACGCGCAGGTCGAGTACGACCCGGCCGGCTCGGGCACGGGCCGCGAGTCGTTCCAGCAGGGCGCCGTCCAGTTCGCCGGCTCCGACCGCGCGTTCAAGATCGACGAGATCGCCGAGGGCACCTTCAGCGCCTGCTCCGACGGCTCGGGCCTCGTGGAGATCCCCGCCTACATCTCGCCCATCGCGATCATCTTCAACCTCCCCGGCATCGACGCGCTCGACCTCGACGCGGCGACCATCGCCGGCATCTTCGCGGGCACGATCACGACGTGGAACGACCCGGCCATCGCCGCGACCAACGCGGGCGTCGACCTGCCCGCCACGGCCATCAACCCCGTGCACCGCTCCGACAAGTCGGGCACCACGGGCAACTTCACCGACTACCTCGCCGCCACCGCCGCCGACGTGTGGACCTGGGGCAGCGTCGAGGAGTGGCCCGCGGGCGTCGTCGGCGAGGCCGCCGAGAAGACCTCGGGCGTCGCCAACGCCGTCAAGGCGGGCGAGGGCTCGATCGGCTACATCGACGCCTCGCAGGCCGAGCCCTTCTCGTCGGTGAACGTCAAGGTCGGCGACGCGTTCGTCGGCCACTCGGCCGAGGGCGCCGCCGCGACGCTCGACGCCTCGGCGATCGAGGACGGCCGCTCGTCGGGCGACCTCGCCTTCGAGATCGACCGCACGACGACCGCCGCCGGCGCCTACCCCGTGCTGCTGGTGAGCTACCTCATCGCCTGCGAGCAGTACGACGACGAGAACACCGCGGCCCTCGTGCGCGGCTTCTTCTCGACCGTCGTGAGCCCCGAGGGCCAGGACGCCGCAGCTGCCAACGCCGGCAGCGCCCCCATCTCGGACGAGCTGCGCACGAAGTCGCTCGCCGCGATCGAGCTCATCAAGTAA
- the pstB gene encoding phosphate ABC transporter ATP-binding protein PstB, with amino-acid sequence MSKSIEVHDLNVYYGDFLAVEGVSLDIAPRSVTAFIGPSGCGKSTFLRTLNRMHEVIPGARVEGEVLLDGDNLYGSGVDPVIVRRQVGMVFQRPNPFPTMSIRENVLAGVKLNNSRISKSDADALVERSLQGANLWNEVKDRLDKPGSGLSGGQQQRLCIARAIAVAPDVLLMDEPCSALDPISTFAIEELIQELKSEYTIVIVTHNMQQASRVSDKTAFFNIAGTGKPGKLIEYDNTTTIFTSPSVQATEDYVSGRFG; translated from the coding sequence GTGTCCAAGAGCATCGAAGTCCACGACCTGAACGTCTACTACGGCGACTTCCTCGCCGTCGAGGGGGTCTCCCTCGACATCGCGCCGCGCAGCGTCACCGCGTTCATCGGCCCGTCGGGCTGCGGAAAGTCCACCTTCCTGCGCACCCTCAACCGCATGCACGAGGTCATCCCTGGCGCACGCGTCGAGGGCGAGGTCCTTCTCGACGGCGACAACCTGTACGGCTCGGGCGTCGACCCCGTGATCGTGCGCCGCCAGGTGGGCATGGTCTTCCAGCGCCCGAACCCCTTCCCCACGATGTCGATCCGCGAGAACGTGCTGGCGGGCGTGAAGCTCAACAACAGCCGCATCTCCAAGAGCGACGCCGACGCGCTCGTCGAGCGCTCGCTGCAGGGCGCCAACCTGTGGAACGAGGTCAAGGACCGTCTCGACAAGCCCGGCTCGGGCCTGTCGGGCGGCCAGCAGCAGCGTCTGTGCATCGCCCGCGCGATCGCGGTCGCGCCCGACGTGCTGCTGATGGACGAGCCGTGCTCGGCCCTCGACCCGATCTCCACGTTCGCGATCGAGGAGCTCATCCAGGAGCTCAAGAGCGAGTACACCATCGTGATCGTGACGCACAACATGCAGCAGGCGTCGCGCGTGAGCGACAAGACGGCGTTCTTCAACATCGCCGGCACGGGCAAGCCCGGCAAGCTCATCGAGTACGACAACACGACGACGATCTTCACCTCGCCGTCGGTGCAGGCGACCGAGGACTACGTCTCGGGCCGCTTCGGATAG
- the pstA gene encoding phosphate ABC transporter permease PstA — protein MTTTVPAPAAPTRTKAGLTSGKLPNWAPWALLAASFAVSAAVLGVVAGASGDEFSLGGWLALGAVVYLVLIYAISRIVEGGRRAVDRFITGVVTLAFGIAMIPLISVSITVIANGFARFDAEFFSTSMRGALGEGGGGLHAIMGTLLITLAAAVISIPIGLMTAVYLVEYGANNRLARSITFLVDVMTGIPSIVAGLFAYAVFALIFGPGVRMGVVGAIALSVLMIPVVVRSTEEMLRLVPNELREASYALGVPKWLTIVKVVLPTSIAGITTGVMLAVARVIGETAPLLITAGFTDSMNYNLFDGRMQTLPVYIYSQYAYQGIPAEAYVDRAWAGALTLILIVMVLNLVARIVAKVFAPKTGR, from the coding sequence ATGACCACCACCGTTCCCGCACCCGCGGCCCCCACCCGCACGAAGGCGGGTCTCACCAGCGGCAAGCTGCCGAACTGGGCCCCCTGGGCGCTCCTGGCCGCCTCTTTCGCCGTGTCGGCCGCCGTGCTCGGCGTCGTCGCGGGCGCGAGCGGCGACGAGTTCTCGCTCGGCGGATGGCTCGCCCTCGGCGCCGTCGTCTACCTCGTGCTCATCTACGCGATCTCCCGCATCGTCGAGGGCGGCCGCCGCGCGGTCGACCGCTTCATCACGGGCGTCGTGACCCTCGCCTTCGGCATCGCGATGATCCCGCTGATCTCCGTGTCGATCACGGTGATCGCCAACGGCTTCGCCCGCTTCGACGCCGAGTTCTTCTCGACGTCGATGCGCGGCGCCCTCGGCGAGGGCGGCGGCGGCCTGCACGCGATCATGGGCACGCTCCTGATCACGCTCGCGGCCGCGGTCATCTCGATCCCGATCGGCCTCATGACGGCCGTCTACCTGGTCGAGTACGGCGCGAACAACCGGCTCGCGCGGTCGATCACCTTCCTCGTCGACGTCATGACCGGCATCCCCTCGATCGTCGCGGGTCTGTTCGCCTACGCCGTGTTCGCGCTCATCTTCGGACCCGGCGTGCGCATGGGCGTCGTCGGCGCGATCGCCCTGTCGGTGCTCATGATCCCGGTCGTGGTGCGCTCGACGGAGGAGATGCTGCGGCTCGTGCCCAACGAGCTGCGCGAGGCCTCGTACGCGCTCGGCGTGCCGAAGTGGCTCACGATCGTCAAGGTCGTGCTGCCCACCTCGATCGCCGGCATCACGACGGGCGTCATGCTCGCCGTCGCCCGCGTCATCGGCGAGACCGCCCCGCTGCTCATCACGGCCGGGTTCACCGACTCGATGAACTACAACCTGTTCGACGGCCGCATGCAGACGCTGCCCGTCTACATCTACTCGCAGTACGCCTACCAGGGCATCCCCGCGGAGGCCTATGTCGACCGCGCCTGGGCGGGCGCCCTCACCCTCATCCTCATCGTCATGGTGCTGAACCTCGTCGCGCGCATCGTCGCGAAGGTGTTCGCCCCGAAGACCGGCCGCTGA
- a CDS encoding RNA degradosome polyphosphate kinase, producing the protein MIDSEALDAGLEDADDDDFDEATSEPDAQLPDQRYTDRELSWLAFNQRVLELAEDPNLPTLERANFLAIFASNLDEFFMVRVAGLKRRIITGLAVPTNIGRAPQDVLADISASAHTLQLRHAAAWEELVRPALASAGIQVVIWEDLNEQERTALYDYFQAQVFPVLMPLAVDPAHPFPYISGLSLNLAIRIRNAKTGRQEFARLKVPPMLPRFVPVPGGEDGVSRYLPLEYLISEHLGDLFPGMEILEHHTFRLTRNEDVVIEEDETENLIQALEAELLRRRFGPPIRLEVTERMDQVTLDLLISELDITEQEVYRLPGILDLRGLFDLSRIDRPELRFPPHVPKTAPAFQPAEQNGKADFFSAIRKGDVLVHHPYESFTTSVVAFLEQAARDPHVLAIKQTLYRTSGDSPIVQALIDAAERGKQVLALVEVKARFDEAANIVWARKLEKAGVHVVYGLVGLKTHCKLLHIIREEDGALRSYSHIGTGNYNPKTSRIYEDFGLFTCDAQVGRDLTRLFNELSGYAIEKKFKRLLVAPLHLRKGLLRHIETERANALEGRPAHVRIKVNSMVDEQIIDALYRASQAGVRVDVWVRGICSLRTDLPGVSDNITVRSILGRYLEHSRIFAFANDGDPQVYIGSADMMHRNLDRRVEALVRVTAPEHVKELLELFDTAVSDATSSWHLGAEGAWTRRHLDADGQPLTDLQELTMSQVQRRRRSRAVR; encoded by the coding sequence ATGATCGACAGCGAGGCACTGGATGCCGGTCTCGAAGACGCAGACGACGACGACTTTGACGAGGCGACGAGCGAGCCGGACGCTCAGCTCCCCGACCAGCGGTACACGGACCGCGAGCTGAGCTGGCTCGCGTTCAACCAGCGCGTGCTCGAGCTGGCCGAGGACCCGAACCTGCCGACGCTGGAGCGCGCGAACTTCCTCGCGATCTTCGCGAGCAACCTCGACGAGTTCTTCATGGTGCGCGTCGCCGGCCTCAAGCGCCGCATCATCACCGGCCTCGCCGTGCCGACCAACATCGGCCGCGCGCCGCAGGACGTGCTCGCCGACATCTCGGCGAGCGCGCACACGCTGCAGCTGCGCCACGCGGCGGCGTGGGAGGAGCTCGTGCGCCCGGCGCTGGCCTCGGCCGGCATCCAGGTCGTGATCTGGGAGGACCTGAACGAGCAGGAGCGCACCGCGCTCTACGACTACTTCCAGGCGCAGGTGTTCCCCGTGCTCATGCCGCTCGCGGTCGACCCGGCGCACCCGTTCCCCTACATCTCGGGGCTCTCGCTCAACCTCGCGATCCGCATCCGCAACGCCAAGACCGGACGCCAGGAGTTCGCCCGCCTCAAGGTGCCGCCGATGCTGCCGCGCTTCGTGCCGGTGCCCGGCGGCGAGGACGGCGTGAGCCGCTACCTGCCGCTGGAGTACCTGATCTCCGAGCACCTCGGCGACCTGTTCCCGGGCATGGAGATCCTCGAGCACCACACGTTCCGCCTCACGCGCAACGAGGACGTCGTGATCGAGGAGGACGAGACCGAGAACCTCATCCAGGCGCTGGAGGCGGAGCTGCTGCGCCGCCGCTTCGGCCCGCCCATCCGGCTCGAGGTCACGGAGCGGATGGACCAGGTCACCCTCGACCTGCTCATCAGCGAGCTCGACATCACCGAGCAGGAGGTCTACCGCCTTCCCGGCATCCTCGACCTGCGCGGCCTGTTCGACCTGTCGCGCATCGACCGGCCGGAGCTGCGCTTCCCGCCGCACGTGCCCAAGACGGCTCCCGCCTTCCAGCCGGCGGAGCAGAACGGCAAAGCCGACTTCTTCTCGGCCATCCGCAAGGGCGACGTGCTCGTGCACCACCCGTACGAGTCGTTCACGACGAGCGTCGTGGCCTTCCTCGAGCAGGCGGCGCGCGACCCGCACGTGCTGGCCATCAAGCAGACGCTGTACCGCACGTCGGGCGACAGCCCCATCGTGCAGGCGCTCATCGACGCCGCCGAGCGCGGCAAGCAGGTGCTCGCGCTCGTCGAGGTCAAGGCCCGCTTCGACGAGGCCGCCAACATCGTGTGGGCGCGCAAGCTCGAGAAGGCGGGCGTGCACGTCGTCTACGGCCTCGTCGGCCTCAAGACGCACTGCAAGCTGCTGCACATCATCCGCGAGGAAGACGGCGCCCTGCGCAGCTACAGCCACATCGGCACGGGCAACTACAACCCCAAGACGAGCCGCATCTACGAGGACTTCGGCCTCTTCACGTGCGACGCGCAGGTGGGCCGCGACCTCACCCGCCTCTTCAACGAGCTGAGCGGCTACGCGATCGAGAAGAAGTTCAAGCGCCTCCTCGTCGCGCCGCTGCACCTGCGCAAGGGCCTGCTGCGGCACATCGAGACCGAGCGGGCCAACGCGCTGGAGGGCAGGCCCGCCCACGTGCGCATCAAGGTCAACTCGATGGTCGACGAGCAGATCATCGACGCGCTCTACCGGGCGAGCCAGGCCGGCGTGCGCGTCGACGTGTGGGTGCGCGGCATCTGCTCGCTGCGCACCGACCTGCCGGGCGTCAGCGACAACATCACGGTGCGCTCGATCCTGGGCCGCTACCTGGAGCACTCCCGCATCTTCGCGTTCGCGAACGACGGCGACCCGCAGGTGTACATCGGCAGCGCCGACATGATGCACCGCAACCTCGACCGGCGCGTCGAGGCGCTCGTGCGCGTCACGGCGCCCGAGCACGTCAAGGAGCTCCTCGAGCTGTTCGACACGGCGGTGAGCGACGCGACCAGCTCGTGGCATCTCGGCGCCGAGGGGGCATGGACCCGACGTCACCTCGATGCCGACGGTCAGCCGCTGACCGACCTGCAGGAGCTGACCATGAGCCAGGTGCAGCGTCGGCGCCGCTCACGCGCGGTGCGATGA
- a CDS encoding NUDIX hydrolase: MTETAVYAAGGVVWRMVEDKLKILVIHRTAYVDVTLPKGKVDPGETLAETAAREILEETGIRVALGIPVGVSRYRMPKGREKIVHYWAAEATPDAIRQSQFVPNREIAAIEWLSPKKALKRLSYPVDVEILENFLRFVDDGVLSTFPVIVLRHGKATPRSGWTKPDASRPLTTRGVAQAHAAVGPLSAFGVQRIVTSDALRCVQTVRPLAKALRLPISRTTLISQDLWEAGRANPRLVIGKRVRARVPAVVCGHGPVLPDMLSELALATGTLHGSYLTSAAALPVAGFSVVHLSASNPGSGIVAIETHESRL, translated from the coding sequence ATGACGGAGACCGCGGTCTACGCGGCCGGCGGCGTCGTGTGGCGGATGGTCGAGGACAAGCTCAAGATCCTCGTCATCCACCGCACGGCGTACGTCGACGTGACCCTGCCCAAGGGCAAGGTCGACCCCGGCGAGACGCTGGCCGAGACGGCCGCCCGCGAGATCCTGGAGGAGACCGGCATCCGCGTCGCCCTCGGCATCCCCGTGGGCGTCTCGCGCTACCGCATGCCGAAGGGCCGCGAGAAGATCGTGCACTACTGGGCGGCCGAGGCGACGCCCGACGCGATCCGGCAGTCGCAGTTCGTGCCGAACCGCGAGATCGCGGCGATCGAGTGGCTGAGCCCCAAGAAGGCGCTGAAGCGGCTCAGCTACCCCGTCGACGTGGAGATCCTGGAGAACTTCCTGCGGTTCGTGGACGACGGCGTGCTCAGCACCTTCCCCGTCATCGTGCTGCGGCACGGCAAGGCGACCCCGCGGTCGGGATGGACGAAGCCCGACGCGTCGCGCCCCCTCACGACGCGCGGCGTCGCGCAGGCGCACGCCGCCGTCGGCCCCCTGTCGGCCTTCGGCGTGCAGCGCATCGTGACGAGCGACGCGCTGCGGTGCGTGCAGACCGTGCGACCGCTCGCCAAGGCGCTGCGCCTGCCCATCTCGCGCACGACGCTGATCAGCCAGGACCTCTGGGAGGCCGGGCGCGCCAACCCGCGGCTCGTCATCGGCAAGCGCGTGCGCGCGCGGGTCCCCGCCGTCGTGTGCGGCCACGGGCCCGTGCTGCCCGACATGCTCTCCGAGCTCGCCCTCGCCACCGGCACGCTGCACGGCTCGTATCTCACGAGCGCCGCGGCCCTGCCGGTCGCCGGGTTCTCGGTCGTGCACCTCTCGGCGTCGAACCCGGGCTCCGGCATCGTCGCGATCGAGACCCACGAATCGCGTCTGTAG